In Selenomonas dianae, a genomic segment contains:
- a CDS encoding type II toxin-antitoxin system VapC family toxin has product MKHLIDTHILLWALLDDDRLPKKAGELLTHTGNDVYYSIISLWEIELKHLLHPTQMPINAQAIDVYAQEAGFQSLPLHDRHIFALSSLYRPDTAKPHKDPFDRLLICQAKCENMVFLTHDTLLADYHEPCVYLV; this is encoded by the coding sequence ATGAAACACCTCATCGATACACATATACTCCTATGGGCGCTCCTTGATGATGACAGGCTGCCAAAAAAGGCAGGAGAACTCCTGACGCATACAGGAAACGATGTCTATTACAGCATCATCTCGCTCTGGGAAATCGAGCTAAAACATCTCCTACACCCGACACAAATGCCCATCAACGCACAAGCCATAGATGTGTATGCGCAGGAGGCAGGATTTCAGAGCCTTCCATTGCATGACCGTCACATCTTCGCACTGTCATCACTGTACCGCCCCGATACGGCAAAACCACACAAAGATCCCTTTGATCGTCTGCTCATTTGTCAAGCAAAATGCGAAAACATGGTATTTCTCACGCATGACACGTTGCTTGCAGATTATCACGAGCCGTGCGTGTATCTCGTATAG